A genome region from Geodermatophilus bullaregiensis includes the following:
- the ileS gene encoding isoleucine--tRNA ligase produces MSSPFRALPPQVDLPALEQDVLRRWEDRGVFARSLEATEGRPQWVFYEGPPTANGRPGTHHIEARAFKDVFPRFKTMQGWHVPRRAGWDCHGLPVEIAVEQELGFAGKPDIERYGIAEFNARCRESVMRHVDSFSDLTRRMGYWVDMSTAYWTMDPAYIESVWWSLKQVFDKGLLVEDHRVAPYCPRCGTGLSDHEVAQGYESITDPSVYVRLPVTDGEWAGKADLLVWTTTPWTLPSNTAVAVHPDVTYLVARRGEDTLVVAEPLLGAVFGDPDDVEVLARTTGRDWERVHYRRPFELVDFPEGEDTHFVVLADYVTTDDGTGLVHQSPAFGADDLAVCRSYGLPVVNPIDSSGHFLPELPLVGGHFFKAADDALVVDLQSRGVLWREQRYEHSYPHCWRCHTPLMYYAQPSWYIRTSAVKDQLLAENEKTHWHPETIQWGRYGDWLNNNVDWALSRDRYWGTPLPIWRNDADPSRMVAVGSLAELSELTGRDLADLDPHRPFIDEVTFTRPGEEGTYRRVRPVIDAWYDSGSMPFAQWGAPHRNREEFEAAYPAQFICEAIDQTRGWFYTLMAVGTLVFGRSSYENVLCLGHILAEDGRKMSKHLGNILEPIPLMDRHGADAVRWFMLAGGSPWSARRVGHETLSEVVRKVLLTYWNTASFLTLYAETNGWDPAGGRDGDRVPPREERPLLDRWALAQLAAVTEGVTDALEAFDTQGAGRLLAQFVDDLSNWYVRRSRRRFWDGDPAALGTLHEVLDGLTRLMAPFTPFLTDSVWTAVVAPGLGADAPDSVHLASWPAVDEAARDPQLLAQVDLVRRLVELGRSARTSAKVRTRQPLARAVVAAPGWASLPRDLVAEVADELNVTELADLSAVGGDLVDVRVKVDFRAVGRRLGGQVQAVARAVAAADPAALVAAYRAGTASVEVDGASVPLEDGDLVVTETPREGWTVASGGGLTVALDLELTPELERAGLVREAVRLVQEARKTSGLAVSDRIELWWTAGGALAEALTEHGEQVAGEVLAVAVHAGAAGEGPGVEGPQGSRFWVARA; encoded by the coding sequence GTGAGTTCTCCGTTCCGTGCGCTGCCGCCCCAGGTCGACCTGCCCGCGCTCGAGCAGGACGTGCTGCGGCGCTGGGAGGACCGCGGCGTGTTCGCCCGCTCCCTGGAGGCGACCGAGGGCCGCCCGCAGTGGGTCTTCTACGAGGGGCCGCCCACCGCCAACGGCCGCCCCGGCACCCACCACATCGAGGCCCGCGCGTTCAAGGACGTCTTCCCCCGCTTCAAGACCATGCAGGGCTGGCACGTGCCCCGCCGCGCCGGCTGGGACTGCCACGGCCTGCCCGTGGAGATCGCCGTCGAGCAGGAGCTCGGCTTCGCCGGCAAGCCCGACATCGAGCGCTACGGCATCGCCGAGTTCAACGCCCGCTGCCGCGAGTCGGTCATGCGCCACGTCGACTCGTTCAGCGACCTCACCCGCCGCATGGGCTACTGGGTCGACATGTCCACCGCCTACTGGACGATGGACCCGGCCTACATCGAGAGCGTGTGGTGGTCGCTCAAGCAGGTCTTCGACAAGGGCCTGCTGGTCGAGGACCACCGCGTCGCCCCCTACTGCCCGCGCTGCGGCACCGGCCTGTCCGACCACGAGGTCGCCCAGGGCTACGAGTCGATCACCGACCCCTCGGTCTACGTCCGCCTGCCGGTCACCGACGGCGAGTGGGCCGGGAAGGCCGACCTGCTGGTCTGGACGACGACGCCGTGGACGCTGCCGAGCAACACCGCCGTGGCGGTCCACCCGGACGTCACCTACCTCGTCGCGAGGCGCGGCGAGGACACCCTCGTCGTCGCCGAGCCGCTGCTGGGCGCCGTCTTCGGCGATCCCGACGACGTCGAGGTGCTCGCGCGCACCACCGGCCGCGACTGGGAGCGGGTGCACTACCGGCGGCCCTTCGAGCTGGTCGACTTCCCCGAGGGCGAGGACACCCACTTCGTCGTCCTCGCCGACTACGTCACCACCGACGACGGCACCGGGCTGGTCCACCAGTCCCCCGCGTTCGGCGCCGACGACCTCGCCGTCTGCCGCTCCTACGGCCTGCCGGTGGTCAACCCGATCGACTCGTCCGGCCACTTCCTGCCGGAGCTGCCGCTGGTGGGCGGGCACTTCTTCAAGGCCGCCGACGACGCCCTCGTCGTCGACCTGCAGTCCCGCGGCGTGCTGTGGCGCGAGCAGCGCTACGAGCACAGCTACCCGCACTGCTGGCGCTGCCACACGCCGCTCATGTACTACGCGCAGCCGTCCTGGTACATCCGCACCAGCGCGGTCAAGGACCAGCTGCTCGCCGAGAACGAGAAGACCCACTGGCACCCGGAGACCATCCAGTGGGGCCGCTACGGCGACTGGCTGAACAACAACGTCGACTGGGCGCTCTCGCGCGACCGCTACTGGGGCACACCGCTGCCCATCTGGCGCAACGACGCCGACCCGAGCCGGATGGTCGCCGTCGGCTCGCTGGCCGAGCTGTCGGAGCTGACCGGACGGGACCTCGCCGACCTCGACCCGCACCGGCCCTTCATCGACGAGGTGACCTTCACCCGTCCCGGCGAGGAGGGCACCTACCGGCGGGTCCGGCCGGTCATCGACGCCTGGTACGACTCGGGCTCGATGCCCTTCGCGCAGTGGGGCGCGCCGCACCGCAACCGCGAGGAGTTCGAGGCCGCCTACCCGGCACAGTTCATCTGCGAGGCCATCGACCAGACGCGCGGCTGGTTCTACACGCTCATGGCCGTGGGCACGCTGGTGTTCGGCAGGAGCTCCTACGAGAACGTGCTGTGCCTGGGCCACATCCTCGCCGAGGACGGCCGCAAGATGAGCAAGCACCTGGGCAACATCCTCGAGCCGATCCCGCTGATGGACCGGCACGGTGCCGACGCCGTCCGCTGGTTCATGCTGGCCGGCGGATCGCCGTGGTCGGCCCGCCGGGTGGGCCACGAGACCCTGTCCGAGGTGGTCCGCAAGGTCCTGCTGACCTACTGGAACACCGCCAGCTTCCTCACCCTCTACGCCGAGACCAACGGCTGGGACCCGGCGGGCGGGCGGGACGGCGACCGTGTGCCGCCGCGCGAGGAGCGACCGCTGCTCGACCGCTGGGCACTGGCGCAGCTGGCCGCGGTCACCGAGGGCGTCACCGACGCCCTCGAGGCCTTCGACACCCAGGGCGCCGGGCGGCTGCTCGCCCAGTTCGTCGACGACCTGTCCAACTGGTACGTGCGCCGCTCCCGCCGTCGCTTCTGGGACGGCGACCCGGCGGCGCTGGGCACGCTGCACGAGGTGCTCGACGGGCTGACCCGGCTCATGGCGCCGTTCACCCCGTTCCTCACCGACTCCGTGTGGACGGCGGTCGTGGCGCCCGGCCTCGGCGCGGACGCCCCCGACTCGGTGCACCTGGCCTCCTGGCCGGCCGTCGACGAGGCCGCCCGCGACCCGCAGCTCCTGGCGCAGGTGGACCTGGTCCGGCGACTGGTGGAGCTCGGCCGCTCCGCGCGGACGTCGGCGAAGGTGCGCACCCGGCAGCCGCTGGCGCGGGCCGTCGTCGCCGCGCCCGGCTGGGCGTCCCTGCCCCGCGACCTGGTGGCGGAGGTGGCCGACGAGCTCAACGTCACCGAGCTGGCCGACCTCTCCGCCGTCGGCGGCGACCTGGTCGACGTGCGCGTCAAGGTCGACTTCCGCGCCGTCGGGCGGAGGCTGGGCGGGCAGGTGCAGGCGGTGGCCAGGGCCGTCGCCGCGGCCGACCCGGCCGCGCTGGTGGCCGCCTACCGGGCCGGGACGGCGTCGGTCGAGGTCGACGGCGCGAGCGTGCCCCTCGAGGACGGCGACCTGGTGGTCACCGAGACACCGCGCGAGGGCTGGACCGTGGCCAGCGGCGGCGGGCTGACCGTCGCGCTCGACCTCGAGCTGACCCCTGAGCTGGAGCGCGCCGGCCTGGTCCGCGAGGCGGTGCGGCTGGTGCAGGAGGCCCGCAAGACCAGCGGCCTGGCCGTCAGCGACCGCATCGAGCTGTGGTGGACCGCCGGGGGCGCCCTCGCCGAGGCGCTCACCGAGCACGGCGAGCAGGTCGCCGGCGAGGTGCTCGCCGTGGCGGTGCACGCCGGCGCCGCCGGCGAGGGCCCCGGGGTCGAGGGGCCGCAGGGCTCGCGCTTCTGGGTCGCCCGCGCCTGA
- a CDS encoding potassium/proton antiporter translates to MNTTVTVALAVGALVVLVAAIALRLSDRLGLPSLLLYLALGVALGESGVGIEFEDVALTQTLGVAALVVILAEGGLTTRWADVRRAVGPGLALSTVGVLVSVATTAAIAVALLGLDWTFALLLGAVVSSTDAAAVFANLRRLPLPRRMAAALEVESGLNDAPVILLVIALADTLTGEATAVWWVTALVVVAELAGGSVIGIVLGAGGAWLLRRSALPLSGFYPLATLALCVLAFASASLAHTSGFVAVYLCGLVLGNAALPHRSATIGFAEGMASLAQIGLFVLLGLLVSPGRLPGAIGPALVVGLALLLVARPLSVAASLVWFRMPWAQQVFISWAGLRGAVPIVLATFPLTAQVPEAARVFDTVFVLVVVFTLVQGWSLPWVARRLGIATPLTPREVEVESAPLEELDAELMQMRVPEGSRLHGVYLPELRLPEDAAVVLIVRDGRSFVPDATTRLMRGDQALLVSARRSRPEAERRLRAISRAGRLAAWRGEEGAVTEVD, encoded by the coding sequence GTGAACACCACGGTCACCGTCGCCCTGGCCGTCGGGGCGCTGGTCGTGCTCGTCGCCGCGATCGCCCTGCGCCTGTCCGACCGCCTCGGCCTGCCCAGCCTGCTGCTGTACCTGGCGCTCGGCGTGGCGCTGGGGGAGAGCGGCGTCGGCATCGAGTTCGAGGACGTCGCGCTCACCCAGACCCTCGGCGTCGCCGCGCTCGTCGTCATCCTCGCCGAGGGTGGTCTGACCACCCGCTGGGCCGACGTCCGGCGGGCGGTCGGCCCGGGCCTGGCGCTGTCGACCGTCGGGGTGCTGGTGAGCGTGGCGACGACGGCCGCGATCGCCGTCGCGCTGCTCGGCCTGGACTGGACCTTCGCGCTCCTGCTCGGCGCCGTCGTCAGCTCCACCGACGCCGCCGCGGTGTTCGCCAACCTGCGCCGGCTGCCGCTGCCCCGGCGGATGGCCGCCGCGCTGGAGGTGGAGAGCGGCCTCAACGACGCGCCGGTCATCCTGCTGGTCATCGCGCTGGCCGACACCCTCACCGGCGAGGCGACGGCGGTCTGGTGGGTGACCGCGCTCGTGGTGGTCGCCGAGCTGGCCGGCGGGTCGGTCATCGGCATCGTGCTGGGCGCCGGCGGGGCGTGGCTGCTGCGGCGCTCGGCGCTGCCGCTGTCGGGCTTCTACCCGCTGGCCACCCTCGCGCTGTGCGTGCTGGCCTTCGCCTCGGCATCGCTGGCGCACACCTCGGGGTTCGTCGCCGTCTACCTGTGCGGGCTGGTGCTGGGCAACGCGGCGCTGCCGCACCGGTCGGCCACGATCGGCTTCGCCGAGGGGATGGCCTCCCTCGCGCAGATCGGGCTGTTCGTGCTGCTGGGGCTGCTGGTCTCACCCGGCCGGCTGCCCGGCGCGATCGGCCCGGCGCTGGTGGTCGGCCTGGCGCTGCTGCTGGTCGCGCGCCCGCTGTCGGTGGCCGCCAGCCTGGTCTGGTTCCGCATGCCGTGGGCGCAGCAGGTGTTCATCTCGTGGGCGGGCCTGCGCGGCGCGGTGCCCATCGTGCTGGCCACCTTCCCGCTGACCGCGCAGGTGCCCGAGGCCGCGCGCGTCTTCGACACGGTGTTCGTGCTCGTCGTCGTCTTCACCCTCGTGCAGGGCTGGTCGCTGCCGTGGGTGGCCCGCCGGCTCGGTATCGCCACGCCGCTGACCCCGCGCGAGGTCGAGGTGGAGTCCGCCCCGCTGGAGGAGCTCGACGCCGAGCTGATGCAGATGCGGGTGCCTGAGGGCTCCCGGCTGCACGGCGTCTACCTGCCCGAGCTGCGGCTGCCCGAGGACGCCGCGGTGGTGCTCATCGTCCGCGACGGCCGCTCGTTCGTGCCGGACGCGACCACCCGGCTCATGCGCGGGGACCAGGCGCTGCTCGTCTCGGCCCGCCGCTCCCGCCCCGAGGCCGAGCGCCGGCTGCGGGCGATCAGCCGCGCCGGCCGGCTGGCCGCCTGGCGGGGTGAGGAGGGCGCGGTCACCGAGGTGGACTGA